Proteins found in one Neodiprion lecontei isolate iyNeoLeco1 chromosome 6, iyNeoLeco1.1, whole genome shotgun sequence genomic segment:
- the LOC107222698 gene encoding nose resistant to fluoxetine protein 6-like: MFFCHDKYVLVLLFTSIQSFVRPSLGEKAEEIISLEESINSPLGPWIKGVERAVRSSKSSCANEVMVLVKAIESGQTWALQMLDASSKMQSGILIGNVRDLGSYDECVEAKGRYNNVSIQGKHCVVLLGEIFNIPNVPIIKYVNGQILSSFCVPSSCNETQVEQMINAILQRTSNIRGLTLGASGASCARLESENFTIGEISTTILLSLFGAFMIFCTVCDFFKSGNPTDTSKIINTLAKFSLYKNALALLSTEIRPGTLPAIQGIRFLSISWIIFGHHFIVSFLRPSVNSLHILKWLNSWESAFIQGALYAVDTFFVVSGFMMTYLFLRAMKSGKKISIPMLYFHRYLRLTPGVVVLILFVRFFLHRVANGPLWKMLLNLAVKPCDDNWWVNLLYLQNLVNPENICLLHTWYLAADMQLFWISPIIIYPLYYRPKYGLRILICIFVALVVMSAVMLVTNEYSNVGLQLNLDKGEISPDNIFYFYMRTYNRASAYFVGILLGYDVTNNKRQLSKANVRINWIVSSVLMLFCLWAMHYIYSPDYSYNLPLETVFALTLRPFWSIAIAWILYACIRGYGGPVSSFLSMPFFQPLGRLSYSIYLVHFVIQAMRNAAARTPTLFSNFEIVTGTGIDLVLSVGVAFVFSLFFESPILILQKIIYNHAAPESENVALVQPNKKSNHKFMKSS, encoded by the exons ATGTTCTTCTGCCATGACAAATACGTACTAGTCCTACTTTTCACTTCGATACAAAGTTTTGTGAGGCCATCTCTAGGGGAAAAGGCCGAAGAAATAATATCGCTTGAAGAGAGTATCAACTCTCCACTCGGACCATGGATAAAAGGGGTCGAACGAGCTGTACGATCTTCGAAATCTTCCTGTGCGAACGAAGTCATGGTCCTAGTAAAGGCCATCGAATCGGGACAGACGTGGGCATTGCAGA TGCTGGATGCCTCCTCGAAGATGCAATCGGGGATCCTGATCGGAAATGTACGTGATCTTGGGTCGTACGACGAGTGCGTCGAGGCCAAAGGCCGGTACAACAACGTCAGTATCCAAGGAAAGCATTGCGTGGTTTTACTTGGCGAGATTTTCAACATACCTAACGTACCTATAATCAAATACGTTAATGGCCAAATTTTATCGTCCTTTTGCGTACCGTCCTCGTGCAACGAGACGCAAGTCGAGCAAATGATAAACGCCATTCTTCAGAGGACATCGAATATCAGAGGCTTAACACTTGGAGCTAGCGGAGCGAGTTGCGCGCGActtgaaagtgaaaattttactattGGAGAAATTTCAACGAC AATTTTGTTATCGCTGTTTGGTGCGTTCATGATTTTCTGCACGGTatgcgatttttttaaaagtggcAACCCTACCGACACTTCGAAGATCATAAATACTTTGGCAAAATTTTCCTTGTACAAGAACGCTCTTGCTTTACTTAGCACCGAAATAAGGCCTGGAACGCTTCCCGCGATTCAGGGTATAAGATTCCTGAGTATATCTTGGATCATATTTGGTCATCATTTCATTGTGTCATTTTTACGACCGTCAGTGAACTCCCTTCACATCTTGAAA tGGTTGAATTCGTGGGAATCAGCATTCATTCAGGGGGCGCTGTATGCCGTTGATACCTTCTTTGTAGTCAGCGGATTTATGATGACTTACCTATTTCTCAGGGCGATGAAGTCGGGAAAGAAAATAAGTATACCGATGTTGTATTTTCATCGCTACTTGCG GTTAACGCCAGGTGTAGTAGTTTTGATCTTATTCGTCAGGTTTTTTCTACATCGGGTCGCAAATGGCCCCTTATGGAAAATGCTTCTTAATCTAGCCGTGAAACCCTGTGACGACAATTGGTGggtaaatttattgtatcTACAAAACCTTGTGAATCCAGAGAACATT TGCTTACTGCATACCTGGTACTTGGCTGCCGATATGCAACTCTTTTGGATATCACCAATTATAATATACCCGTTGTATTATCGGCCAAAATACGGGCTGAGAATACTTATCTGCATATTTGTGGCCCTTGTGGTCATGTCAGCTGTGATGTTGGTTACTAATGAATACTCTAATGTTGGCCTCCAGCTAAACCTCGACAAAGG GGAAATATCACCggataacattttttacttctaCATGCGCACTTACAATCGAGCCTCCGCGTACTTCGTAGGAATACTTTTGGGCTACGATGTGACGAATAATAAGAGACAGCTTTCTAAG gCGAACGTACGGATCAACTGGATCGTCAGTTCTGTTCTTATGTTGTTTTGTTTATGGGCTATGCATTACATCTACAGCCCTGATTACTCATATAACCTGCCACTGGAAACTGTGTTTGCTCTTACATTACGCCCGTTTTGGTCCATTGCTATAGCTTGGATTCTTTACGCGTGTATCCGGGGCTACGGAG GTCCCGTAAGCAGTTTTCTGTCCATGCCGTTCTTCCAGCCACTCGGTCGATTGTCGTATTCGATTTACTTGGTTCATTTTGTAATTCAAGCGATGAGGAATGCTGCTGCACGGACCCCTACCCTATTTTCGAACTTTGAGATC
- the LOC107222991 gene encoding polyglutamylase complex subunit TTLL1 isoform X1: MANSVADNKRAVTNNLSTIYGRVPTIGTDKMRVTFCTDMDKSVIVYNFEKRGWTQVGPEDDWNFYWAVTQSCRTIFSVETGYRMSDNQTINHFPNHYELTRKDLLVKNIKRYRKDLEREGSLLAERGDGPGKYLHLDFIPVTFVLPADYNMFVEEYRKSPQSTWIMKPCGKSQGAGIFLINKLSKLKRWSREARNPFNPNLTKESYVISRYIDNPLLIGGKKFDLRLYVLITSFRPLKAYLFKLGFCRFCTVKYDTSIQELDNMYVHLTNVSVQKHGDEYNSLHGGKMSVQNLRLYLESTRGKSVTEKLFANISWCIVHSLKAVAPVMANDRHCFECYGYDIIIDNKLKPWLIEVNASPSLTSTTVNDRILKYKLIDNIISVVVPPDGVPDVRWNKCPSPEAMGNFELLLDEELAAQDERDNPTGKFRNQSNKWK, from the exons ATGGCGAATTCGGTTGCCGATAACAAACGGGCTGTTACGAACAATTTATCCACTATTTATGGCAG AGTGCCAACAATTGGAACGGACAAGATGAGGGTGACATTCTGTACGGATATGGACAAGTCCGTTATAGTTTACAACTTTGAAAAAAGAGGCTGGACTCAAGTTGGTCCAGAAGACGATTGGAATTTTTACTG gGCTGTCACCCAATCATGCCGAACTATTTTTAGCGTGGAAACTGGCTACAGAATGAGTGATAATCA AACCATCAACCACTTTCCCAATCACTATGAACTAACACGCAAAGATTTACTGGTGAAAAACATAAAAAGATACCGAAAAGACTTGGAGAGAGAAGGAAGCCTGCTTGCTGAGAGAGGAGACGGACCAGGAAAATATCTTCACCTCGATTTTATACCAGTTACATTTGTATTACCAGCAG ATTATAATATGTTTGTGGAAGAATATCGCAAGTCTCCACAAAGTACTTGGATAATGAAACCATGTGGTAAATCACAGGGGGCTGGAATATTCCTTATAAACAAATTGAGTAAATTGAAGCGATGGTCTCGTGAAGCTAGAAATCCATTCAACCCCAACCTTACTAAAGAATCATACGTTATTTCCAG GTATATCGACAATCCACTCTTAATTGGGGGGAAGAAATTTGATCTGCGGTTGTATGTGCTAATCACTTCATTTCGACCCCTAAAGGCATATCTTTTCAAGCTTGGATTCTGTCGATTTTGCACAGTAAAATACGATACTAGTATTCAAGAACTTGACAATATGTATGTTCATCTGACAAACGTGTCTGTACAAAAACATGGA GATGAATACAATAGCTTACATGGTGGGAAAATGAGTGTACAAAACTTGAGATTGTACTTAGAAAGTACTCGAGGAAAGTCTGTGACAGAAAAACTTTTTGCTAATATTTCTTGGTGTATCGTACACTCTTTAAAAGCTGTTGCTCCGGTAATGGCAAACGATCGACACTGCTTTGAGTGCTATGGCTATGATATTATCATTGACAATAAACTAAAGCCATGGTTAATAGAG GTTAACGCATCACCATCTTTAACTTCCACTACGGTGAACGATCGAATTCTAAAGTACAAATTGATTGACAACATTATATCAGTAGTCGTTCCTCCCGACGGTGTACCTGA CGTCAGATGGAATAAGTGTCCGTCGCCTGAAGCTATGGGGAATTTTGAGTTACTCCTGGATGAAGAATTAGCAGCCCAGGACGAGAGAGACAACCCTACaggaaaatttcgaaatcaatcaaataaatggaaataa
- the LOC107222991 gene encoding polyglutamylase complex subunit TTLL1 isoform X2 has product MRVTFCTDMDKSVIVYNFEKRGWTQVGPEDDWNFYWAVTQSCRTIFSVETGYRMSDNQTINHFPNHYELTRKDLLVKNIKRYRKDLEREGSLLAERGDGPGKYLHLDFIPVTFVLPADYNMFVEEYRKSPQSTWIMKPCGKSQGAGIFLINKLSKLKRWSREARNPFNPNLTKESYVISRYIDNPLLIGGKKFDLRLYVLITSFRPLKAYLFKLGFCRFCTVKYDTSIQELDNMYVHLTNVSVQKHGDEYNSLHGGKMSVQNLRLYLESTRGKSVTEKLFANISWCIVHSLKAVAPVMANDRHCFECYGYDIIIDNKLKPWLIEVNASPSLTSTTVNDRILKYKLIDNIISVVVPPDGVPDVRWNKCPSPEAMGNFELLLDEELAAQDERDNPTGKFRNQSNKWK; this is encoded by the exons ATGAGGGTGACATTCTGTACGGATATGGACAAGTCCGTTATAGTTTACAACTTTGAAAAAAGAGGCTGGACTCAAGTTGGTCCAGAAGACGATTGGAATTTTTACTG gGCTGTCACCCAATCATGCCGAACTATTTTTAGCGTGGAAACTGGCTACAGAATGAGTGATAATCA AACCATCAACCACTTTCCCAATCACTATGAACTAACACGCAAAGATTTACTGGTGAAAAACATAAAAAGATACCGAAAAGACTTGGAGAGAGAAGGAAGCCTGCTTGCTGAGAGAGGAGACGGACCAGGAAAATATCTTCACCTCGATTTTATACCAGTTACATTTGTATTACCAGCAG ATTATAATATGTTTGTGGAAGAATATCGCAAGTCTCCACAAAGTACTTGGATAATGAAACCATGTGGTAAATCACAGGGGGCTGGAATATTCCTTATAAACAAATTGAGTAAATTGAAGCGATGGTCTCGTGAAGCTAGAAATCCATTCAACCCCAACCTTACTAAAGAATCATACGTTATTTCCAG GTATATCGACAATCCACTCTTAATTGGGGGGAAGAAATTTGATCTGCGGTTGTATGTGCTAATCACTTCATTTCGACCCCTAAAGGCATATCTTTTCAAGCTTGGATTCTGTCGATTTTGCACAGTAAAATACGATACTAGTATTCAAGAACTTGACAATATGTATGTTCATCTGACAAACGTGTCTGTACAAAAACATGGA GATGAATACAATAGCTTACATGGTGGGAAAATGAGTGTACAAAACTTGAGATTGTACTTAGAAAGTACTCGAGGAAAGTCTGTGACAGAAAAACTTTTTGCTAATATTTCTTGGTGTATCGTACACTCTTTAAAAGCTGTTGCTCCGGTAATGGCAAACGATCGACACTGCTTTGAGTGCTATGGCTATGATATTATCATTGACAATAAACTAAAGCCATGGTTAATAGAG GTTAACGCATCACCATCTTTAACTTCCACTACGGTGAACGATCGAATTCTAAAGTACAAATTGATTGACAACATTATATCAGTAGTCGTTCCTCCCGACGGTGTACCTGA CGTCAGATGGAATAAGTGTCCGTCGCCTGAAGCTATGGGGAATTTTGAGTTACTCCTGGATGAAGAATTAGCAGCCCAGGACGAGAGAGACAACCCTACaggaaaatttcgaaatcaatcaaataaatggaaataa
- the LOC107222999 gene encoding probable 39S ribosomal protein L23, mitochondrial, producing MSTRWYPIYQKGNPQLRIFLPNFWMKLVAPDFRQPESVVQFHCSMEMTKTDIQNYLTKIYNIDIVKVRTRIALGRFVKEPQRQYIMKLDDVKVAYVTLPKDQKFTFPDLFPKDKKNTTIKDGEKSLEDMKNSFKNYLDRNKERPGMPNWYTI from the exons ATGTCGACAAGATG GTATCCGATCTATCAGAAGGGCAATCCTCAGCTGAGGATATTTCTCCCCAATTTCTGGATGAAGCTGGTCGCACCTGATTTCAGGCAGCCTGAATCTGTGGTTCAATTTCATTGTTCAATGGAAATGACAAAGACCGACATTCAAAACTActtgacaaaaatatataatatcgaTATCGTCAAAGTAAGAACAAGAATTGCCTTGGGTCGATTTGTAAAGGAACCGCAGAGACAATACATCATGAAGTTGGACGACGTCAAAGTTGCCTACGTTACTCTG CCAAAGGACCAAAAATTCACTTTCCCAGACTTGTTTCCCAAAGACAAGAAGAATACAACTATAAAGGATGGTGAAAAATCATTGGAAgacatgaaaaattcatttaagaATTACTTGGACAGAAACAAGGAGAGACCTGGTATGCCCAATTGGTACACGATATAA
- the LOC107222991 gene encoding polyglutamylase complex subunit TTLL1 isoform X3 yields the protein MFYHILRTINHFPNHYELTRKDLLVKNIKRYRKDLEREGSLLAERGDGPGKYLHLDFIPVTFVLPADYNMFVEEYRKSPQSTWIMKPCGKSQGAGIFLINKLSKLKRWSREARNPFNPNLTKESYVISRYIDNPLLIGGKKFDLRLYVLITSFRPLKAYLFKLGFCRFCTVKYDTSIQELDNMYVHLTNVSVQKHGDEYNSLHGGKMSVQNLRLYLESTRGKSVTEKLFANISWCIVHSLKAVAPVMANDRHCFECYGYDIIIDNKLKPWLIEVNASPSLTSTTVNDRILKYKLIDNIISVVVPPDGVPDVRWNKCPSPEAMGNFELLLDEELAAQDERDNPTGKFRNQSNKWK from the exons A tgTTTTATCATATTCTCAGAACCATCAACCACTTTCCCAATCACTATGAACTAACACGCAAAGATTTACTGGTGAAAAACATAAAAAGATACCGAAAAGACTTGGAGAGAGAAGGAAGCCTGCTTGCTGAGAGAGGAGACGGACCAGGAAAATATCTTCACCTCGATTTTATACCAGTTACATTTGTATTACCAGCAG ATTATAATATGTTTGTGGAAGAATATCGCAAGTCTCCACAAAGTACTTGGATAATGAAACCATGTGGTAAATCACAGGGGGCTGGAATATTCCTTATAAACAAATTGAGTAAATTGAAGCGATGGTCTCGTGAAGCTAGAAATCCATTCAACCCCAACCTTACTAAAGAATCATACGTTATTTCCAG GTATATCGACAATCCACTCTTAATTGGGGGGAAGAAATTTGATCTGCGGTTGTATGTGCTAATCACTTCATTTCGACCCCTAAAGGCATATCTTTTCAAGCTTGGATTCTGTCGATTTTGCACAGTAAAATACGATACTAGTATTCAAGAACTTGACAATATGTATGTTCATCTGACAAACGTGTCTGTACAAAAACATGGA GATGAATACAATAGCTTACATGGTGGGAAAATGAGTGTACAAAACTTGAGATTGTACTTAGAAAGTACTCGAGGAAAGTCTGTGACAGAAAAACTTTTTGCTAATATTTCTTGGTGTATCGTACACTCTTTAAAAGCTGTTGCTCCGGTAATGGCAAACGATCGACACTGCTTTGAGTGCTATGGCTATGATATTATCATTGACAATAAACTAAAGCCATGGTTAATAGAG GTTAACGCATCACCATCTTTAACTTCCACTACGGTGAACGATCGAATTCTAAAGTACAAATTGATTGACAACATTATATCAGTAGTCGTTCCTCCCGACGGTGTACCTGA CGTCAGATGGAATAAGTGTCCGTCGCCTGAAGCTATGGGGAATTTTGAGTTACTCCTGGATGAAGAATTAGCAGCCCAGGACGAGAGAGACAACCCTACaggaaaatttcgaaatcaatcaaataaatggaaataa